CCGACCTCGAAGGGCTCCGCGGGCTCGCGATCCTCCTCGTCGTGTTGTTCCACGCCGAGGTCGCGGGACTCGCTGGTGGCTTCGTCGGGGTGGACGTCTTCTTCGTCCTCTCCGGCTTCTTCATCACCGGGCTGCTCGTCCGCGAGTACGCGAACGAGGGCACGGTGGACGTTCCCGCATTCTACGGCCGGCGCGCGCTGCGGCTGCTGCCGCCGCTGTTCCTCGTGCTGCTCGCCACACTCGCCGCGGTGATGTGGCTGTGGGCGCCGATCGACCGGGCCGAGATCGCGTCGAGCGCTCGCGCGGTCGCCCTGTCGTGGGGGAACGTCGCGTTCGCGAGCAACGCGGTGGACTACTTCGGCTCGCGCGAGAACCCGCTGCTCCACACCTGGTCGCTGGGCGTGGAGGAGCAGTTCTACCTCGTGTGGGCGCCGCTCGTGCTCGTGGTGGCGCTGCTCGCCGAGCGGCGCCGCGCGGCGGTCGGCGGCGAGCGCGACGCCGGACTGGCGAAGGGGCTGCTCGCCGGCTTCGCGGTCCTCGGCGTGGCGTCGCTCGCCGGCTGCATCTGGCTCACGCGCACCGCGCAGCCGTGGGCGTTCTTCGGCACGGCGACGCGGCTGTGGGAGTTCGCGCTCGGCGGCGCGCTCGCGGTCACGATCGACCGACGGGCCGGCGCGCACGCGTTCGGCACCGTGCTGCAGGTCGCGGGTCTCGTCGCGATCGGCGTCGCGGTGGCGACGTACGACCGCATCACGCCCTATCCGGGCACCGCGGCGCTGCTGCCGGCGCTCGGGGCGGTGGCGCTCGTGCTCGGCGGCCGCGTCGCGCCGGAGAGCGTCGTCTCGCGCGCGCTCGGGGCGAGGGGGCTGCGCTGGCTCGGGCGGCTCTCGTACGCCTGGTACCTCTGGCACTGGCCCCTCGTCGGGCTCGGCGCGGTGTTGCACCCCGACCTCGGGGTCGGCGGACGGCTGGCCTGGTCGGCGGCGGCGCTCGGGCTGGCGTGGGTGACGTACACGTTCGTCGAGCGGTCGGCGCGTGACGGGCAGCTCGCGCGCATCCCCACGCACTGGCTGCCGGGTGCCGCGCTCGCCGCGAGCGTCGGCGCGGCGCTCGTCGCGCACGGCGCGACCCGGGTGGCCGAGCGCCAGGCGAGCCGTCCGGATCAGCGGGCGTTCGCGGCGGCGCGCGACGACCGCATGCGCCACGAGTGCTGGGCGAGCGCGGACCGGGCGGCGGTCGGTCCGTGCGTGTTCGGCGACACGAGCTCGCGGACCACGGTGGTGCTGTTCGGCGACTCGCACGCCGAGCACTGGCTCGGCGCGCTCGACCGGGTGGGGCGCGAGCGCGGGTGGCGGATCGCGCTCATGGTGATGG
This DNA window, taken from Gemmatirosa kalamazoonensis, encodes the following:
- a CDS encoding acyltransferase family protein; protein product: MPQDRADFRPDLEGLRGLAILLVVLFHAEVAGLAGGFVGVDVFFVLSGFFITGLLVREYANEGTVDVPAFYGRRALRLLPPLFLVLLATLAAVMWLWAPIDRAEIASSARAVALSWGNVAFASNAVDYFGSRENPLLHTWSLGVEEQFYLVWAPLVLVVALLAERRRAAVGGERDAGLAKGLLAGFAVLGVASLAGCIWLTRTAQPWAFFGTATRLWEFALGGALAVTIDRRAGAHAFGTVLQVAGLVAIGVAVATYDRITPYPGTAALLPALGAVALVLGGRVAPESVVSRALGARGLRWLGRLSYAWYLWHWPLVGLGAVLHPDLGVGGRLAWSAAALGLAWVTYTFVERSARDGQLARIPTHWLPGAALAASVGAALVAHGATRVAERQASRPDQRAFAAARDDRMRHECWASADRAAVGPCVFGDTSSRTTVVLFGDSHAEHWLGALDRVGRERGWRIALMVMGGCPVADMPEQGGTRAKRSSACARHREATIQRIIAMRPTAAVLSSWDHYVPMKGRPTPWQVSSDVWEQGLRRTYTRLAGAGIPIAVVRGTPRTWFDVPACLSRRAASLPFAGECTYDRAASLSEVAASAQTAAARGLRVRIVDMNDQICATPRCGVVRNGAIVFTDDNHLTASFSRSVAPVFGARLAAALGELGARLP